From Streptomyces sp. NBC_01460, a single genomic window includes:
- a CDS encoding acyl-CoA dehydrogenase family protein, producing MSDRAPQPVERRLPTEESRQLVELVRDIVSKEIAPRAAEEEEAGVFPRPVFTLLSEAGLLGLPYDSAHGGGDQPYEVYLQVLEELAAARLTVGLGVSVHSLACHALAGYGTAAQRAAHLPAMLSGGLLGAYCLSEPSSGSDAASLRTKAVRDGEDWVITGTKAWITHGGIADFYTVLARTGEDGPRGITAFLVPGDAEGLEAALPEKKMGMKGSPTAQLHFDGVRISGDRRLGEEGQGFAIALSALDSGRLGIAACAVGVAQAALDEAVRYATDRQQFGRPIADFQGLRFMLADMATRIEAGRALYLEAARLRDAGLPFSRQAAMAKLFCTDAAMRVTTDAVQVLGGYGYTLDFPVERLMREAKVLQIVEGTNQIQRMVIARHLAGPETR from the coding sequence ATGTCCGACCGTGCCCCGCAGCCGGTGGAACGCCGTCTGCCCACCGAGGAGTCCCGGCAGCTCGTCGAGCTCGTACGCGACATCGTGTCGAAGGAAATCGCTCCCCGGGCGGCCGAGGAGGAGGAAGCGGGGGTCTTCCCGCGCCCGGTCTTCACGCTGCTCTCCGAAGCCGGACTGCTCGGACTGCCGTACGACTCCGCCCACGGCGGCGGCGACCAGCCGTACGAGGTCTACCTCCAGGTGCTCGAAGAGCTGGCCGCCGCACGTCTCACCGTCGGCCTCGGCGTCAGCGTCCACTCGCTGGCCTGCCACGCGCTCGCCGGATACGGCACCGCGGCGCAACGGGCCGCGCACCTCCCCGCGATGCTCTCGGGCGGCCTGCTCGGCGCCTACTGCCTCTCCGAGCCGTCCTCGGGCTCCGACGCCGCCTCGCTCCGTACGAAGGCCGTACGGGACGGCGAGGACTGGGTGATCACCGGGACCAAGGCCTGGATCACGCACGGCGGCATCGCGGACTTCTACACGGTCCTGGCCCGTACCGGGGAGGACGGCCCGCGCGGGATCACCGCCTTCCTCGTCCCCGGCGACGCGGAGGGGCTCGAAGCGGCCCTGCCCGAGAAGAAGATGGGGATGAAGGGCTCGCCCACCGCCCAGCTGCACTTCGACGGGGTGCGGATCTCCGGCGACCGCCGCCTCGGCGAGGAGGGTCAGGGCTTCGCCATCGCCCTCTCCGCACTCGACTCGGGGCGGCTGGGCATCGCCGCCTGCGCCGTCGGCGTCGCCCAGGCGGCCCTGGACGAGGCGGTCCGGTACGCCACCGACCGGCAGCAGTTCGGCCGTCCGATCGCCGACTTCCAGGGGCTGCGCTTCATGCTCGCCGACATGGCCACCCGGATCGAGGCGGGCCGGGCGCTCTACCTGGAGGCGGCACGGCTCCGCGACGCGGGCCTGCCGTTCTCCCGCCAGGCGGCGATGGCGAAGCTGTTCTGCACCGACGCGGCCATGCGGGTGACCACCGACGCGGTCCAGGTGCTCGGCGGCTACGGCTACACCCTCGACTTCCCGGTCGAGCGGCTGATGCGCGAGGCCAAGGTGCTGCAGATCGTGGAAGGGACCAATCAGATCCAGCGCATGGTCATCGCCCGTCACCTCGCGGGTCCCGAGACGCGCTGA
- a CDS encoding glycoside hydrolase family 18 protein, whose translation MTGLHRPRARLRALAATLCTAALGAALLGVAGTLSAGAAPTASAPAAAEAAPAAAGDKVVGYFTNWGVYDRDYHVKNIETSGSADKLTHINYAFGNVQGGKCTIGDSYADHEKAYTADQSVDGVADTWDQELRGNFNQLRKLKKLHPDLKVIWSFGGWSWSGGFGEAARNPAAFAESCYSLVEDPRWADVFDGIDIDWEYPNACGLTCDTSGRDAYGNLLSALRTKFGTGNLITSAITADGSDGGKIDAVDYAGAAKYLDWYNPMTYDFFGAFAAKGPTAPHSPLTSYPGIPTEGFDSDAAISKLKGLGIPAEKLLLGIGFYGRGWTGVTQAEPGGTATGAAPGTYEAGIEDYKVLKDTCPATSTVAGTAYALCGTNWWSYDTPATIATKMAYKDQQGLGGTFFWELSGDTANGELIKAIN comes from the coding sequence ATGACCGGACTTCACCGTCCTCGCGCCCGCCTCAGGGCGCTCGCCGCCACCCTCTGTACCGCCGCACTCGGAGCCGCCCTCCTCGGCGTCGCCGGCACGTTGTCGGCGGGCGCGGCCCCCACCGCCTCCGCTCCGGCAGCCGCCGAGGCGGCCCCCGCCGCAGCAGGTGACAAGGTCGTCGGATACTTCACCAACTGGGGCGTCTACGACCGCGATTACCACGTCAAGAACATCGAGACGTCGGGCTCCGCCGACAAGCTGACGCACATCAACTACGCCTTCGGCAACGTCCAGGGCGGCAAGTGCACCATCGGCGACAGCTACGCCGACCACGAGAAGGCCTACACCGCCGATCAGTCGGTGGACGGCGTCGCGGACACCTGGGACCAGGAACTGCGGGGCAACTTCAACCAGTTGCGCAAGCTGAAGAAGCTGCACCCGGACCTGAAGGTCATCTGGTCCTTCGGCGGCTGGAGCTGGTCCGGCGGCTTCGGCGAGGCGGCACGGAATCCCGCCGCCTTCGCCGAGTCCTGCTACAGCCTGGTCGAGGACCCGCGCTGGGCCGATGTCTTCGACGGCATCGACATCGACTGGGAGTACCCGAACGCCTGCGGCCTGACCTGCGACACCAGCGGCCGTGACGCGTACGGCAACCTCCTGTCGGCACTGCGCACGAAGTTCGGCACCGGCAACCTGATCACCTCGGCCATCACCGCGGACGGGTCGGACGGTGGCAAGATCGACGCGGTGGACTACGCGGGGGCCGCGAAGTACCTCGACTGGTACAACCCGATGACGTACGACTTCTTCGGTGCGTTCGCGGCGAAGGGACCGACGGCTCCGCACTCGCCGCTGACCTCCTACCCGGGCATCCCGACGGAGGGCTTCGACAGCGACGCGGCGATCTCCAAGCTCAAGGGCCTGGGCATCCCGGCGGAGAAGCTGCTGCTGGGTATCGGCTTCTACGGCCGCGGCTGGACCGGTGTCACCCAGGCGGAGCCGGGCGGCACGGCCACCGGGGCGGCCCCGGGCACGTACGAGGCGGGGATCGAGGACTACAAGGTCCTGAAGGACACCTGCCCCGCCACCAGCACCGTCGCCGGCACGGCGTACGCCCTCTGCGGGACGAACTGGTGGAGCTACGACACCCCGGCGACCATCGCCACGAAGATGGCCTACAAGGACCAGCAGGGCCTGGGAGGCACCTTCTTCTGGGAGCTCAGCGGCGACACGGCGAACGGTGAGCTCATCAAGGCCATCAACTAG
- a CDS encoding SCO1431 family membrane protein encodes MTATTAENRTHTRARTGGPEDGPKVLEHILGWTLVVVLAMFVTQAGLM; translated from the coding sequence ATGACCGCGACCACTGCCGAGAACCGGACACACACCCGCGCCCGCACCGGTGGGCCCGAGGACGGGCCCAAGGTCCTGGAGCACATCCTGGGCTGGACGCTCGTCGTCGTCCTCGCCATGTTCGTCACCCAGGCGGGGCTCATGTGA
- a CDS encoding extracellular catalytic domain type 1 short-chain-length polyhydroxyalkanoate depolymerase, producing MDSPGAAGAESRFLRHRLKALSVTVVAVTAAAVLTAVPARADTGFHEVSGFGSNPGNLKMFAYVPESARSGAPVVVLFHGCGGSAQDLDVDTGWRKYADAYGFTLVLPEQKDENVGSGGIVPHRCFSAWNPADRTHDGQGEARSVVQMVDHMKANHAADADRVFAAGYSGGGAATNVMLAAHPEVFEAGAVFFGMAYGCADNEQDYFRTGSLAPCPGRYNLISPREWGDRIRGAHPGYAGGRPRVQIWHGGSDPLINKKSLEKQRDGWTDVFGIPQTPSSTSRPASGVTKQVYGGGQVETYLIDAMGHEAPVDPGEGIDRCGTAGRGHDSLCGPYYAARFFGLGG from the coding sequence ATGGACTCCCCAGGCGCGGCGGGCGCGGAATCCCGCTTCCTACGGCACAGGCTCAAGGCCCTGTCGGTGACGGTCGTCGCGGTGACGGCCGCGGCGGTGCTCACCGCCGTCCCGGCACGGGCGGACACAGGCTTCCACGAGGTGTCCGGCTTCGGCAGCAACCCCGGCAACCTGAAGATGTTCGCGTACGTCCCCGAGAGCGCGCGGTCCGGCGCCCCGGTCGTGGTCCTCTTCCACGGGTGCGGCGGCTCGGCCCAGGACCTGGACGTCGACACCGGGTGGCGCAAGTACGCCGACGCCTACGGCTTCACCCTCGTCCTCCCCGAGCAGAAGGACGAGAACGTCGGCTCGGGCGGCATCGTGCCGCACAGGTGCTTCAGCGCGTGGAACCCCGCCGACCGCACCCACGACGGCCAGGGCGAGGCGCGCTCGGTGGTCCAGATGGTCGACCACATGAAGGCGAACCACGCCGCCGACGCCGACCGTGTCTTCGCCGCCGGCTACTCCGGCGGGGGCGCGGCGACCAACGTGATGCTGGCGGCCCACCCCGAGGTGTTCGAGGCGGGCGCCGTCTTCTTCGGCATGGCGTACGGGTGCGCCGACAACGAGCAGGACTACTTCCGGACGGGTTCCCTCGCCCCGTGCCCCGGCCGGTACAACCTCATCTCCCCTCGGGAGTGGGGCGACAGGATCCGCGGCGCCCACCCCGGGTACGCGGGCGGGCGGCCGCGTGTGCAGATCTGGCACGGCGGCTCCGATCCGCTGATCAACAAGAAGTCCCTGGAGAAGCAACGCGACGGCTGGACCGATGTGTTCGGCATCCCGCAGACGCCGTCGTCCACCTCACGCCCCGCCTCCGGGGTCACGAAGCAGGTGTACGGCGGCGGGCAGGTCGAGACGTACCTGATCGACGCGATGGGCCATGAGGCGCCGGTCGACCCCGGTGAGGGCATCGACCGGTGCGGCACCGCCGGCCGGGGACACGACTCGCTCTGCGGTCCGTACTACGCGGCACGATTCTTCGGGCTGGGAGGCTGA
- a CDS encoding CehA/McbA family metallohydrolase: MGDQGHDHTHGHDHTHGHDRADGHGPRAQAAGTGRRALLGAAAGGMLFLAAAPGTARAATTATAAAGGSRALAAGGASRASLITRGTTLVHADLHNHTAMSDGDGDPALAFASMRGAGLDVAALTDHSGVFTIGGLSSSEWRRTAQLADAADIPGVYTAIRGFEWTHALLGHANVWFSDSYVDMSLAPGMRAFFDWLDDKDAVAGFNHPGREVLRFDEFSHHAAAHDRMVSLEMFNRTDDYLFEGWSSGRSSPLVACLNAGWRTGLTGVTDEHGTDWGYPEGKGRSGLWVTENTRAGVLEAMRARRFFATRVSGLRLDATAAGVRMGGQLPLTSGDVRFRVDLDRGAEWAGRPLDIQVLRPGTAAPEVVDVVTTTAGRITEFTVPLDTADGNWVVLRVSDPARANGSPGPAGHVCNDWGVAYSSPWWLQG; this comes from the coding sequence ATGGGAGACCAGGGACACGACCACACGCACGGACACGACCACACCCACGGACATGACCGCGCCGACGGGCACGGCCCTCGCGCGCAGGCGGCGGGGACGGGCCGCCGGGCCCTGCTCGGCGCCGCCGCGGGCGGGATGCTCTTCCTGGCGGCGGCTCCCGGGACCGCCCGGGCCGCCACCACCGCCACGGCGGCTGCCGGTGGGTCTCGGGCCCTGGCCGCGGGCGGGGCGTCCCGTGCCTCGCTGATCACGCGGGGGACGACCCTCGTCCACGCGGACCTGCATAACCACACGGCCATGTCCGACGGCGACGGGGACCCCGCACTCGCCTTCGCCTCGATGCGTGGCGCCGGACTCGACGTGGCCGCCCTCACCGACCACAGCGGAGTGTTCACCATCGGGGGTCTCAGCTCCTCCGAGTGGAGGCGCACGGCGCAACTGGCCGACGCGGCCGACATTCCCGGTGTCTACACCGCGATCCGCGGCTTCGAATGGACGCACGCGCTGCTCGGCCACGCCAATGTCTGGTTCTCCGACTCCTATGTCGACATGTCGCTGGCTCCGGGCATGCGGGCGTTCTTCGACTGGCTGGACGACAAGGACGCGGTGGCCGGCTTCAACCACCCCGGGCGGGAGGTGCTGCGGTTCGACGAGTTCAGCCACCACGCGGCCGCGCACGACCGCATGGTCAGCCTGGAGATGTTCAACCGGACCGACGACTACCTCTTCGAGGGCTGGTCCTCGGGCAGGAGCTCGCCGTTGGTGGCCTGCCTGAACGCCGGCTGGCGCACCGGTCTGACCGGTGTGACCGACGAGCACGGCACCGACTGGGGCTACCCCGAGGGCAAGGGCCGCAGCGGCCTGTGGGTCACCGAGAACACCAGGGCGGGTGTCCTCGAAGCGATGCGTGCGCGGCGCTTCTTCGCCACGCGTGTCTCCGGTCTGCGCCTGGACGCGACGGCCGCCGGTGTCCGGATGGGTGGGCAACTGCCCCTCACCTCAGGGGACGTACGTTTCCGGGTCGACCTGGACCGGGGCGCCGAGTGGGCCGGCAGGCCCCTGGACATCCAGGTGCTGCGGCCGGGCACCGCCGCGCCCGAGGTCGTCGACGTCGTCACGACGACGGCCGGCCGGATCACCGAGTTCACCGTGCCGCTGGACACCGCCGACGGCAATTGGGTCGTCCTGCGCGTCTCCGACCCGGCCCGGGCCAACGGCTCGCCCGGACCGGCGGGGCACGTGTGCAACGACTGGGGGGTGGCGTACAGCAGCCCCTGGTGGCTCCAGGGCTGA
- a CDS encoding DNA alkylation repair protein, translating to MAELAGLEDPKARAVNERHGDDHGVNLGALRALAKRLRTQQELACRLWESEDTAARLLALLICRPKAFGRDELDAMVRDARTPKVHDWLVNYVVKKNPHADELRTAWSADPDPVVASAGWALTTDRVAKRPDGLDLGGLLDVIEAEMKDAPDRLQWAMNHCLARIGIAHAAHRTRAIGIGERLEVLKDYPTPPGCTSPYAPAWIGEMVRREQAG from the coding sequence ATGGCCGAGCTGGCCGGGCTCGAGGACCCGAAGGCACGCGCGGTGAACGAGCGGCACGGGGACGATCACGGCGTGAACCTCGGCGCGCTGCGGGCGCTCGCGAAGCGGCTGAGGACGCAGCAGGAACTCGCGTGCCGGCTGTGGGAGTCGGAGGACACCGCGGCGAGGCTGCTGGCGCTCCTGATCTGCCGTCCGAAGGCGTTCGGCCGTGACGAGCTGGACGCCATGGTGCGCGACGCCCGCACCCCCAAGGTGCACGACTGGCTCGTGAACTACGTGGTGAAGAAGAACCCGCACGCCGACGAGCTGCGCACAGCCTGGTCCGCCGATCCGGACCCGGTGGTCGCGAGCGCCGGCTGGGCCCTGACCACCGATCGCGTGGCGAAGAGGCCCGACGGGCTCGACCTCGGCGGCCTGCTCGACGTCATCGAGGCGGAGATGAAGGACGCCCCGGACCGCCTGCAATGGGCCATGAACCACTGCCTGGCCCGGATCGGGATCGCGCACGCCGCCCACCGCACGCGCGCGATCGGCATCGGCGAGCGCCTGGAAGTGCTCAAGGACTATCCGACGCCCCCGGGCTGCACCTCCCCGTACGCGCCCGCCTGGATCGGCGAGATGGTGCGCCGGGAGCAGGCCGGGTAG
- a CDS encoding purine-cytosine permease family protein — protein MADTLVERRSIDVVPDGERHGTAFSQFTLWLGANLQITAVVTGALAVVFGGDVVWSAAGLLLGNLLGGAVMALHSAQGPKLGLPQMIQSRAQFGVRGAAVPLLLVILMYVGFFASGSVLAGQATAKLTHTSDTTGIVVFAVVTAVVATAGYRVIHALGRVASVICAVAFLYLGVRLLDRVDLPALLGDAHFDLPMFLLAVSLSASWQLAFGPYVADYSRYLPRTTSKRATFWWTLSGSALGSQWSMTFGVLVAASAGEAFLADQVGYVVGLGGTGLIASFLYFVIALGKLTINVLNTYGGFMSMVTGISGFRGRATLSPRGRTAYIALIMAAGTAVALLGKDSFLTTFKDFLLFLLTFFTPWSAINLVDYYLISRERYDIPALSDPGGRYGAWRGDALTVYGVGVLAQLPFLATHFFTGPMVEPLGGADISWIVGLAVPAALYWLLARRDTSHVPEETRYALVAPRNTS, from the coding sequence ATGGCAGACACTCTCGTGGAGCGGCGCTCCATCGACGTCGTCCCCGACGGCGAACGGCACGGCACCGCGTTCAGCCAGTTCACCCTCTGGCTCGGCGCCAACCTGCAGATCACCGCGGTCGTCACCGGCGCGCTCGCCGTCGTCTTCGGCGGCGACGTGGTGTGGTCGGCGGCCGGTCTGCTGCTCGGCAACCTGCTGGGCGGCGCGGTGATGGCCCTGCACTCGGCGCAGGGACCGAAGCTCGGCCTGCCCCAGATGATCCAGTCCCGCGCCCAGTTCGGCGTACGCGGCGCGGCCGTGCCGCTGCTCCTGGTCATCCTCATGTACGTCGGCTTCTTCGCCAGCGGCAGCGTCCTCGCGGGACAGGCCACGGCGAAGCTCACGCACACGAGCGACACCACCGGCATCGTGGTCTTCGCCGTGGTCACCGCGGTGGTGGCGACGGCCGGCTACCGCGTGATCCACGCCCTGGGCCGCGTGGCGAGCGTCATCTGCGCCGTCGCCTTCCTCTACCTCGGCGTCCGGCTCCTGGACCGGGTGGACCTCCCGGCCCTCCTCGGCGACGCGCACTTCGACCTGCCGATGTTCCTGCTCGCGGTGTCGCTCTCGGCGTCCTGGCAGCTCGCCTTCGGGCCCTACGTCGCGGACTACTCGCGCTATCTGCCGCGTACGACGTCGAAACGGGCCACGTTCTGGTGGACCCTGTCGGGCTCGGCGCTCGGCTCGCAGTGGTCGATGACGTTCGGGGTGCTCGTGGCGGCGTCCGCGGGCGAGGCGTTCCTCGCCGACCAGGTCGGCTACGTGGTCGGCCTGGGCGGCACGGGCCTGATCGCCTCGTTCCTCTACTTCGTGATCGCGCTGGGCAAGCTGACCATCAACGTGCTCAACACCTACGGCGGTTTCATGTCGATGGTGACCGGCATCAGCGGGTTCCGCGGCCGGGCGACGCTCTCGCCGCGCGGCAGGACCGCGTACATCGCCCTGATCATGGCGGCGGGCACGGCGGTGGCGCTGCTGGGCAAGGACAGCTTCCTGACGACCTTCAAGGACTTCCTGCTGTTCCTGCTGACGTTCTTCACCCCGTGGTCGGCGATCAACCTGGTCGACTACTACCTGATCTCGCGGGAGCGGTACGACATACCGGCACTCTCCGACCCCGGGGGCCGCTACGGCGCCTGGCGGGGCGACGCCCTCACCGTCTACGGGGTGGGCGTCCTGGCCCAGCTCCCGTTCCTCGCGACACACTTCTTCACGGGCCCGATGGTGGAGCCGCTGGGCGGCGCGGACATCTCCTGGATCGTCGGCCTGGCGGTGCCCGCGGCCCTGTACTGGCTACTGGCCCGACGCGACACCTCGCACGTCCCGGAGGAGACGCGGTACGCCCTGGTCGCCCCGCGGAACACGTCCTGA
- a CDS encoding ABC transporter substrate-binding protein translates to MNRRNLLGGLFAAATVPALASCGSGITSLDGQGSGGGGGGSSKGGVTIGTANFTENQVLGHLYAAALEAAGVKATVRPNLGTREILIPALKGGDIDLLPEYQGALLHYLDPEAEATEEGEMQNALAMALPRGLQILPYGRAEDSDAFVVTRETAATYGLKSLADLAKHNGKLVIGAAPEVKKRTVGAVGLKDVYGVEFKEFKSLDSSGPLVKGALRKGDVDVANLFTTDTDIAAEKWVVLTDPKNLVPGQRVVPLVADRKADSTVRAALARLGNALTTEDLTELNRLVDKDKKDPEDVAHDWAARHGISTK, encoded by the coding sequence ATGAACCGCAGAAACCTCCTCGGCGGGCTCTTCGCCGCCGCCACCGTCCCCGCGCTCGCCTCCTGCGGCAGCGGCATCACCTCGCTCGACGGGCAGGGGTCCGGCGGCGGGGGCGGAGGCTCCAGCAAGGGCGGCGTCACCATCGGCACCGCCAACTTCACCGAGAACCAGGTCCTCGGACACCTCTACGCCGCCGCGCTCGAAGCAGCCGGTGTGAAGGCCACCGTCCGCCCCAACCTCGGCACGCGCGAGATCCTCATCCCCGCCCTGAAGGGCGGCGACATCGACCTCCTGCCCGAGTACCAGGGCGCGCTGCTCCACTACCTGGACCCCGAGGCCGAGGCGACCGAGGAGGGCGAGATGCAGAACGCCCTCGCCATGGCACTCCCGCGAGGCCTGCAGATCCTCCCCTACGGCAGGGCGGAGGACTCCGACGCCTTCGTCGTCACCCGGGAGACCGCCGCGACCTACGGCCTGAAGTCCCTCGCGGACCTCGCGAAGCACAACGGGAAACTCGTCATCGGAGCCGCCCCCGAGGTCAAGAAGCGCACGGTGGGAGCGGTCGGCCTGAAGGACGTCTACGGCGTGGAGTTCAAGGAGTTCAAGTCCCTCGACTCCTCGGGGCCCCTGGTCAAGGGCGCCCTGCGGAAGGGGGACGTCGACGTCGCGAACCTCTTCACCACCGACACCGACATCGCCGCCGAGAAGTGGGTCGTGCTCACCGACCCCAAGAACCTCGTCCCCGGCCAGCGGGTCGTCCCGCTCGTCGCCGACCGCAAGGCCGACTCGACGGTGCGGGCCGCGCTCGCCCGCCTCGGCAACGCGCTGACGACCGAGGACCTCACCGAGCTCAACCGCCTGGTGGACAAGGACAAGAAGGACCCGGAGGACGTCGCGCACGACTGGGCCGCACGGCACGGGATCAGCACGAAGTAG
- a CDS encoding ABC transporter permease, whose protein sequence is MYELFKDLGAWLVSAEQWTGPDGIGHRLAEHLQYSLLATLVAAALALPVGLLIGHTGRGAFLAINLASFGRALPTVGLVVLVFLASGLSMWPVYIALVALAVPSIVTNTYAGMTAVDPEVRDAARGQGMRPHQVLLQVELPLALPLIMTGLRLALIQVVATATIAAYVSFGGLGRYVFDGLAQRDLVQVLGGAVLVAVVAVVLDLALSALQRALFRHRPATTAQEPAR, encoded by the coding sequence GTGTACGAACTCTTCAAGGATCTCGGTGCCTGGCTGGTCAGCGCCGAACAGTGGACCGGGCCCGACGGCATCGGGCACCGCCTCGCCGAGCACCTCCAGTACTCGCTGCTCGCCACGCTCGTCGCCGCCGCCCTCGCGCTGCCGGTCGGCCTGCTCATCGGGCACACCGGGCGCGGTGCCTTCCTCGCCATCAACCTCGCGAGCTTCGGCCGGGCGCTCCCCACGGTCGGGCTCGTCGTGCTGGTCTTCCTCGCCAGCGGACTGTCGATGTGGCCCGTCTACATCGCGCTGGTGGCACTCGCCGTCCCCTCCATCGTCACCAACACCTACGCCGGGATGACCGCCGTCGACCCCGAGGTGCGGGACGCGGCACGCGGCCAGGGGATGCGCCCCCACCAGGTCCTCCTCCAGGTCGAACTGCCCCTGGCGCTCCCCCTGATCATGACCGGGCTCAGGCTCGCGCTCATCCAGGTCGTCGCCACGGCCACCATCGCCGCGTACGTCTCCTTCGGCGGGCTCGGCCGCTACGTCTTCGACGGCCTGGCCCAGCGCGACCTCGTCCAGGTGCTCGGCGGCGCCGTGCTCGTGGCGGTCGTCGCCGTCGTCCTCGATCTCGCGCTCTCCGCACTCCAGCGCGCCCTCTTCCGCCACCGCCCCGCCACGACTGCCCAGGAGCCAGCACGATGA